Proteins encoded together in one Apis cerana isolate GH-2021 linkage group LG4, AcerK_1.0, whole genome shotgun sequence window:
- the LOC108000869 gene encoding transient receptor potential-gamma protein-like produces MSPVLAVELLFFAIFGQTTHEQFKVEITQPEWTKVLFKLTFGIYMLVSVVVLINLLIAMMSDTYQRIQAQSDIEWKYGLSKLVRNMHRTNTAPSPLNLLTTWMTYLFKHCKKRAAKKQRPSLVRLMQRTDALSPRSKMATKWLSKVKKTQAAHKESIALSIVQLSPLGSQLSFSNAVRIDNVVDWEAVRRKYRDLYGEKIEKHAEESKDIIEHDPLPAVLESSLAGVPIGNQAVSTSVS; encoded by the exons ATGAGTCCCGTATTGGCCGTTGAGTTATTGTTCTTCGCCATCTTCGGTCAGACGACCCACGAACAATTCAAGGTTGAAATAACGCAGCCCGAATGGACCAAAGTTCTCTTCAAGCTCACCTTCGGTATTTATATGCTGGTTTCGGTGGTTGTGCTGATTAATCTTCTAATTGCCATGATGAGTGATACTTACCAAAGGATACAAGCTCAGTCCGACATCGAATGGAAATACGGATTGAGTAAGCTCGTTAGAAATATGCACAG GACAAATACGGCGCCATCACCGTTGAATCTTCTTACCACCTGGATGACATATTTGTTCAAACACTGCAAAAAACGCGCTGCGAAAAAACAACGACCTTCCCTTGTCCGCTTGATGCAAAGAACTGACGCTCTTTCACCACGCTCCAAAATGGCCACCAAATGGTTATCCAAAGTAAAAAAGACTCAAGCGGCTCATAAAGAAAGTATCGCCTTGTCGATTGTTCAATTAAGTCCTCTTGGCAGTCAATTATCGTTTAGTAATGCTGTCAGAATCGATAACGTTGTCGATTGGGAAGCGGTTCGACGAAAGTATCGAGATCTTTATGGTGAAAAGATCGAAAAACATGCTGAAGAATCGAAAGATATTATCGAACACGACCCCCTACCGGCTGTTTTGGAAAGTTCATTGGCCGGTGTTCCCATTGGAAACCAAGCTGTATCTACTTCTGTTTCTTGa
- the LOC108000863 gene encoding inactive peptidyl-prolyl cis-trans isomerase FKBP6 isoform X2, which translates to MNDFEDEDDCNDSNINKQITVCGISFEQLKTNMTDIFGNGKVMKLIKQKGVGSVVPYDAQITIKYIGHFEYRDEPFDSSFARGGAETFRLNQGMLIPGLEIGITTMQKHEIAMFIIHPDLAYGKYGCAPRIPPNEEILFIVHLTDYIDNGSIDNIKCLSSEERKQLPNIVKSVNAKFNTAKDCFSKQKVKQAIREYSKGLQWLEEVELKDQSEEDEVNKLLSRGYNNLAVCYNIANMPRRACSACNRVPTPTVKTHFNHGRALLKMGEFSKAMEKLQFALKMEPKNTEIIKEIRIANEKQRKYMEIEKRLWKNCLKIEEKEKKEFSSFEKAAHEMCKAFSEDNQILRQPLPECLTPEEDKYIREQAASFGLTVTTHQRYGREITYLNKPNY; encoded by the exons ATGAATGATTTTGAAGATGAAGATGATTGTAatgattctaatataaataaacaaattacagTTTGTGGTATTAGCTTTGAgcaattaaaaactaatatgactgatatttttggaaatggaaaa gttatgaaattaataaaacaaaaaggtGTTGGATCTGTTGTGCCATATGATGCACAAATTACTATCAAATATATAGGACATTTTGAATATAGGGATGAACCATTTGATTCTAGTTTTGCTCGTGGTGGTGCAGAAACTTTTCGTCTTAATCAAGGCATGTTAATACCAGGTTTAGAGATTGGTATAACAACAATGCAAAAGCACGAAATAGCTATGTTCATTATACATCCAGATTTAGCATATGGAAAATATGGTTGTGCTCCTCGCATTCCTCCTAAtgaagaaattctatttattgtacatttgactgattatatagataatggatctattgataatattaaatgtttatcttcagaagaaagaaaacaactTCCAAATATTGTTAAGAGTGTAAATGCTAAATTTAACACTGCCAAAGACTGTTTTAGTAAACAAAAAGTGAAACAGGCTATAagaga ATATTCAAAAGGACTTCAATGGTTGGAAGAAGTAGAACTGAAAGATCAGAGTGAGGAAgatgaagtaaataaattactttcaaGAGGCTATAATAATCTTGcagtttgttataatattgcaaatatgcCACGTCGTGCTTGTAGTGCATGCAATAGAGTACCTACACCTACAGTTAAAACTCATTTCAA tCATGGACGGGCATTATTGAAAATGGGAGAATTTTCTAAAGCAAtggaaaaattgcaatttgctCTAAAAATGGAACCTAAAAATACGGAAATTATTAAGGAAATTAGAATT gcaaatgaaaaacaaaggaaatatatggaaatagaaaaacgtctttggaaaaattgtttaaaaattgaagaaaaagaaaagaaagaattttcttctttcgaaaaagCTGCGCATGAAATGTGTAAAGCTTTTTCTGAAGATAATCAAATCTTAAGACAACCGCTACCCGAATGTTTAACACCTgaagaagataaatatatacgtgaACAAGCTGCATCTTTCGGTCTAACTGTAACTACGCATCAAAGATATGGAAGAGAAATAACATATCTTAACAAACCTAATTATTAG
- the LOC108000863 gene encoding inactive peptidyl-prolyl cis-trans isomerase FKBP6 isoform X1, translated as MAKYINASDGFSLRDLTLKDGLVLEITNDYENFDEEEFGYSEDLPLTNEEALNLLNMNDFEDEDDCNDSNINKQITVCGISFEQLKTNMTDIFGNGKVMKLIKQKGVGSVVPYDAQITIKYIGHFEYRDEPFDSSFARGGAETFRLNQGMLIPGLEIGITTMQKHEIAMFIIHPDLAYGKYGCAPRIPPNEEILFIVHLTDYIDNGSIDNIKCLSSEERKQLPNIVKSVNAKFNTAKDCFSKQKVKQAIREYSKGLQWLEEVELKDQSEEDEVNKLLSRGYNNLAVCYNIANMPRRACSACNRVPTPTVKTHFNHGRALLKMGEFSKAMEKLQFALKMEPKNTEIIKEIRIANEKQRKYMEIEKRLWKNCLKIEEKEKKEFSSFEKAAHEMCKAFSEDNQILRQPLPECLTPEEDKYIREQAASFGLTVTTHQRYGREITYLNKPNY; from the exons ATGGCAAAATACATAAATGCATCAGATGGATTTAGTCTTag agattTAACATTGAAAGATGGACTTGTACTTGAAATCACaaatgattatgaaaattttgatgaagAAGAATTTGGTTATTCTGAAGATTTGCCATTAACTAATGAAGAGGCATTAAATCTTCTAAATATGAATGATTTTGAAGATGAAGATGATTGTAatgattctaatataaataaacaaattacagTTTGTGGTATTAGCTTTGAgcaattaaaaactaatatgactgatatttttggaaatggaaaa gttatgaaattaataaaacaaaaaggtGTTGGATCTGTTGTGCCATATGATGCACAAATTACTATCAAATATATAGGACATTTTGAATATAGGGATGAACCATTTGATTCTAGTTTTGCTCGTGGTGGTGCAGAAACTTTTCGTCTTAATCAAGGCATGTTAATACCAGGTTTAGAGATTGGTATAACAACAATGCAAAAGCACGAAATAGCTATGTTCATTATACATCCAGATTTAGCATATGGAAAATATGGTTGTGCTCCTCGCATTCCTCCTAAtgaagaaattctatttattgtacatttgactgattatatagataatggatctattgataatattaaatgtttatcttcagaagaaagaaaacaactTCCAAATATTGTTAAGAGTGTAAATGCTAAATTTAACACTGCCAAAGACTGTTTTAGTAAACAAAAAGTGAAACAGGCTATAagaga ATATTCAAAAGGACTTCAATGGTTGGAAGAAGTAGAACTGAAAGATCAGAGTGAGGAAgatgaagtaaataaattactttcaaGAGGCTATAATAATCTTGcagtttgttataatattgcaaatatgcCACGTCGTGCTTGTAGTGCATGCAATAGAGTACCTACACCTACAGTTAAAACTCATTTCAA tCATGGACGGGCATTATTGAAAATGGGAGAATTTTCTAAAGCAAtggaaaaattgcaatttgctCTAAAAATGGAACCTAAAAATACGGAAATTATTAAGGAAATTAGAATT gcaaatgaaaaacaaaggaaatatatggaaatagaaaaacgtctttggaaaaattgtttaaaaattgaagaaaaagaaaagaaagaattttcttctttcgaaaaagCTGCGCATGAAATGTGTAAAGCTTTTTCTGAAGATAATCAAATCTTAAGACAACCGCTACCCGAATGTTTAACACCTgaagaagataaatatatacgtgaACAAGCTGCATCTTTCGGTCTAACTGTAACTACGCATCAAAGATATGGAAGAGAAATAACATATCTTAACAAACCTAATTATTAG
- the LOC108000867 gene encoding PIH1 domain-containing protein 1 isoform X1, giving the protein MNKRTFLDIDDTILMKNLILPENKSVNDKLIKPDSKPFFIIQPIPGICVKTKTDAGEKIFLNICISDKIPSPDDISDVKLFEILSEENPQFVIPMSIGSERFESDKCGSPCVTYDVVINTTYFEKCQKNKNFLLFTISVIMDGVSNKFNKILNTEDYVILKNRKVMGKLQQHRIENREPRVHTETKKKLIEEIKTPISNIHEKQKNISSETNVTSKLDYVLLKQFLEGTSIHLIGLFQIPKGITSKEIEVLLNEDRIVIIIDKTGITCDLSIPYIINIESAKCVLDNNFRVRIFYNFTYIYIFYNNITIIYNLFIFLTDIKIRYASEKGFREYSK; this is encoded by the exons ATGAATAAGAGGACATTTTTGGATATTGATGatacaatattaatgaaaaatcttattttaccT gAAAATAAATcagttaatgataaattaataaaacctGATTCAAAacctttttttatcattcaacCTATACCAG GTATATGCGTAAAAACTAAAACTGATGctggagaaaaaatatttctaaatatttgtatatccgATAAAATTCCATCACCTGATGATATATCAGATGTAAAACTCTTTGAAATATTGTCTGAAGAAAATCCACAATTTGTTATACCTATGAGTATTGGAAGTGAAAGATTTGAATctgataaat gTGGATCTCCTTGTGTAACATATGATGTTGTAATTAATAcaacatattttgaaaaatgtcaaaaaaacaaaaattttttattattcacaatATCAGTTATAATGGATggtgtttcaaataaatttaacaaaatattaaatactgaAGATTATGTAATTCTAAAAAACCGCaag gTAATGGGAAAATTACAACAACACAGAATTGAAAATCGTGAACCACGAGTTCATacagaaactaaaaaaaaattaattgaagaaattaagactcctatttcaaatattcatgaaaaacaaaaaaatatttcttcagaaACTAATGTTACCTCAAAATTGGATTATGTTTTGctgaaacaatttttagaaggaacATCTATACATTTAATTGGATTATTCCAGATACCCAAAGGa attacgAGTAAAGAGATAGAAGTACTTCTTAATGAAGAtcgtattgtaattattattgacaaaACTGGTATTACATGTGATCTATCAATtccatatatcataaatatagaatCTGCAAAATGTGTCTTGGACAATAATTTCAGagtaagaatattttacaattttacatatatatacatattttataacaatattacaataatatataatttatttatatttttaacagatATTAAGATTAGATATGCCAGTGAAAAAGGCTTTagagaatattcaaaataa
- the LOC108000867 gene encoding PIH1 domain-containing protein 1 isoform X2, with product MNKRTFLDIDDTILMKNLILPENKSVNDKLIKPDSKPFFIIQPIPGICVKTKTDAGEKIFLNICISDKIPSPDDISDVKLFEILSEENPQFVIPMSIGSERFESDKCGSPCVTYDVVINTTYFEKCQKNKNFLLFTISVIMDGVSNKFNKILNTEDYVILKNRKVMGKLQQHRIENREPRVHTETKKKLIEEIKTPISNIHEKQKNISSETNVTSKLDYVLLKQFLEGTSIHLIGLFQIPKGITSKEIEVLLNEDRIVIIIDKTGITCDLSIPYIINIESAKCVLDNNFRILRLDMPVKKALENIQNN from the exons ATGAATAAGAGGACATTTTTGGATATTGATGatacaatattaatgaaaaatcttattttaccT gAAAATAAATcagttaatgataaattaataaaacctGATTCAAAacctttttttatcattcaacCTATACCAG GTATATGCGTAAAAACTAAAACTGATGctggagaaaaaatatttctaaatatttgtatatccgATAAAATTCCATCACCTGATGATATATCAGATGTAAAACTCTTTGAAATATTGTCTGAAGAAAATCCACAATTTGTTATACCTATGAGTATTGGAAGTGAAAGATTTGAATctgataaat gTGGATCTCCTTGTGTAACATATGATGTTGTAATTAATAcaacatattttgaaaaatgtcaaaaaaacaaaaattttttattattcacaatATCAGTTATAATGGATggtgtttcaaataaatttaacaaaatattaaatactgaAGATTATGTAATTCTAAAAAACCGCaag gTAATGGGAAAATTACAACAACACAGAATTGAAAATCGTGAACCACGAGTTCATacagaaactaaaaaaaaattaattgaagaaattaagactcctatttcaaatattcatgaaaaacaaaaaaatatttcttcagaaACTAATGTTACCTCAAAATTGGATTATGTTTTGctgaaacaatttttagaaggaacATCTATACATTTAATTGGATTATTCCAGATACCCAAAGGa attacgAGTAAAGAGATAGAAGTACTTCTTAATGAAGAtcgtattgtaattattattgacaaaACTGGTATTACATGTGATCTATCAATtccatatatcataaatatagaatCTGCAAAATGTGTCTTGGACAATAATTTCAGa atATTAAGATTAGATATGCCAGTGAAAAAGGCTTTagagaatattcaaaataattaa
- the LOC108000864 gene encoding sphingosine-1-phosphate phosphatase 1 has product MWSEVVEYLKDASLVAKIQKYFGVKIHYTQTRKEYCKENLLSEIHDINSRNIKLNSNIFLLKSEGIKENGYIATEEKIINVNVYTDDKQKQSSSIYNTNYTITNYFWYYLFLFGTVLGDEIFYSTFIPFWFWNIDGAVGRRVVLVWAIVMTIGQILKDIICWARPACPPAVRLQDKWSEEYGMPSTHAMIGISIPFSVVLFTMNRYIYPISIGWTIATLWCTIVCMSRLYLGMHTVLDILAGLLLAITLMIPLVPIVEITDYYVLTNIWALAILIALSIGVIVYYPCSKKWTPTRGDTTMVVSVTTGVHVGAWLNYNIGSMSAPTKSPPYNIIWPSYSMFGCMILRTILGFCSILATRAACKSFIYGTICAILKINSKDIMKSENYSENKNKIFIDLLHKYMTCFMIGVNTVYLLPNVFTMIGIERPTFYTEI; this is encoded by the exons ATGTGGTCAGAAGTTgtagaatatttgaaagatgCTTCTTTAGTggcaaaaatacaaaaatattttggtgtaaaaatacattatacgcAAACTCGGAAAGAatattgtaaagaaaatttattatcagaaattcatgatattaattctcgaaatattaaactgaattcaaatatttttttattaaaatctgaaggaataaaagaaaatggttATATTGCAACAGaggaaaagataattaatgtGAATGTTTATACAGATGATAAACAAAAACAATCATCAagcatttataatacaaattatactataacaaattatttttggtattatttatttttatttggaacaGTATTAggagatgaaatattttattctacatttatACCTTTTTGGTTTTGGAATATTGATGGTGCAGTTGGTAGAAGAGTTGTTTTAGTATGGGCTATTGTTATGACAATAG gtcaaatattaaaagatattatatgttGGGCAAGACCAGCTTGTCCTCCAGCAGTTCGATTACAAGACAAATGGTCGGAAGAATATGGAATGCCATCCACTCATGCTATGATTGGTATATCAATTCCATTCAGTGTAGTATTATTTACAatgaatagatatatttatcctATTTCCATTGGTTGGACAATTGCAACTCTATG gtGTACAATTGTGTGTATGAGTAGACTCTATTTGGGTATGCACACAGTATTAGATATCCTAGCAGGCTTACTATTAGCCATTACATTAATGATTCCATTAGTACCTATAGTGGAAATAACAGATTATTATGTTCTTACAAATATTTGGGCTTTAGCAATTTTAATAGCCCTTAGTATAGGTGTTATAGTTTATTATCCATGCAGCAAAAAATGGACACCAACCag agGTGATACTACTATGGTAGTATCTGTTACTACTGGAGTTCATGTAGGAGCATggcttaattataatattggatCAATGTCAGCTCCTACAAAATCACCaccatataatattatatggcCATCTTATTCAATGTTTGGCTGCATGATACTTAGAACAATACTTGGATTTTGTAGCATTCTTGCAACAAGAGCTGCTTGCAAATCCTTTATTTATGGAACAATATGtgccatattaaaaattaattccaaggACATtatgaaaagtgaaaattattcagaaaataaaaataagattttcattgatttactTCATAAATATATGACTTGTTTTATGATAGGTGTAAATACAGTATATCTCTTGCCAAATGTTTTTACCATGATTGGAATAGAAAGACCAACATTTTACAcagagatataa